ATACTGACGCTCTCCAGAGCCCCACATGGATTCCCCGCCGCCTTCCCCGCCGTCATCCGACGATCTTTCCGGCCGTCGGCTGGGGGGCTATCGGCTCCTGCGCCTCCTCGGCCGCGGGGCGATGGCCGACGTCTACCTCGCCGAGCAGCAGTCGCTCGGCCGGCACGTGGCCGTGAAGATCC
The Planctomycetota bacterium genome window above contains:
- a CDS encoding serine/threonine protein kinase, which codes for MDSPPPSPPSSDDLSGRRLGGYRLLRLLGRGAMADVYLAEQQSLGRHVAVKI